The Loktanella sp. M215 genome includes a window with the following:
- a CDS encoding ABC transporter ATP-binding protein: MTSYHQIVHDVAVVFGFQYDDSAPDWIHPFIHLILVLAPALLSVVLIYFLILAVVRIWRRRGTTGPSRQHVRGLDPSLVVTVLRYSRLQQAAMIGLSLLSMPILYVTLELPKKIVNNALNSSNFPANFMGLPLNQVEFLLMLCGLYLVAIVLNGGNKYVLNVFKGFVAERVLRRLRLLIYRQWRSDPTTARQSEIIPILAQEVEPIGGFAADVLALPILQGGTLATILLFMFVQDPLLGAAALTILPLQLILLPKLQRRVNALSRTGIKEVRCLGRTLGDQLLSDMKGKGDISRIAASLRDLERIRRRIFRLKFFIKALNNFLTSLTPFLFYSLGGYFVIEGRISLGALVAVLAAHKDFSAPLKELFAYYQALEDTRIRYAEIMNFFTPRSSITAIQTVNAAPYRVEASASAA; the protein is encoded by the coding sequence ATGACCAGTTACCACCAGATTGTGCACGATGTGGCCGTCGTGTTCGGATTTCAATACGACGACAGCGCCCCGGACTGGATTCATCCGTTCATCCACCTGATCCTCGTCCTGGCCCCGGCGCTGCTCAGCGTCGTCCTGATTTATTTCCTGATCCTGGCGGTCGTGCGGATCTGGCGACGTCGCGGAACGACCGGGCCGTCGCGCCAACATGTCCGCGGGCTCGATCCAAGTCTGGTCGTCACCGTGCTGCGCTACTCGAGACTGCAGCAGGCAGCGATGATTGGCCTGAGCTTGCTGTCCATGCCCATTCTCTATGTCACGCTGGAGTTGCCGAAGAAAATCGTCAACAACGCCCTCAACTCCAGTAATTTCCCCGCAAACTTCATGGGCCTGCCGCTGAACCAGGTCGAATTTCTGTTGATGCTCTGCGGGCTATACCTTGTTGCCATCGTCCTGAACGGGGGCAACAAATACGTTCTGAATGTCTTCAAAGGGTTCGTGGCCGAACGCGTGTTGCGGCGGTTGCGACTTCTGATTTACCGGCAGTGGCGGAGCGACCCGACAACTGCGCGACAAAGCGAAATCATCCCAATCCTGGCGCAGGAAGTCGAACCGATCGGAGGCTTTGCAGCCGATGTTCTGGCGCTGCCCATTCTCCAAGGTGGGACACTGGCGACGATCCTGCTCTTCATGTTCGTTCAGGATCCGCTTCTCGGAGCGGCCGCACTGACGATCCTGCCGCTGCAGCTGATCCTTCTGCCAAAACTCCAAAGGCGCGTGAACGCTCTGTCGCGGACCGGGATCAAGGAAGTGCGCTGTCTTGGGCGCACCCTTGGCGATCAGCTTTTGTCCGATATGAAGGGTAAGGGCGACATCTCACGCATTGCGGCGAGCCTGCGGGATCTTGAACGCATCCGCCGGCGCATCTTCAGGCTCAAATTTTTCATCAAGGCGCTGAACAACTTCCTGACGTCACTGACACCGTTTCTCTTCTATTCCCTTGGCGGCTACTTCGTGATCGAGGGCCGCATCAGCCTCGGCGCTCTCGTCGCCGTACTCGCGGCACACAAAGACTTTTCTGCGCCTCTGAAAGAGCTGTTTGCGTACTATCAGGCGCTCGAGGACACCAGGATTCGCTACGCCGAAATCATGAATTTCTTCACACCCCGATCATCGATCACGGCCATTCAGACCGTCAACGCAGCACCGTACCGGGTCGAAGCCAGTGCATCCGCCGCCTGA